A stretch of the Streptococcus himalayensis genome encodes the following:
- the yfmH gene encoding EF-P 5-aminopentanol modification-associated protein YfmH produces the protein MDDIQLNKREYAGVGETLYRTILPNGLRLFLVPKADFHETYGMMTTRFGSIDTEVIGQDGEVVTYPNGMAHFLEHKLFEDENGQDLLNEFVKLGAESNAFTSFTKTSYLFSATNRVKESVNLLQTLVSTGHFTSDSVEREKGIIGQEIEMYQDDPDYRLFSQTLANLYPNSPLSADIAGSLDSIQQIQVDDLQENFSLFYHPSNMSLFLVGNINVQEVLEWVQETQESIHYPHKYSFSRAAIPLNPIVATETMRMDVATPKLAIGLRGKDKIEDYELYRYKIALKLLFAMMFGWTSKRFQHYYETGKLDTSLTLEVEVEKEFHFVMLTMDTMEPLSISHQMRSAIRQFAKDQDVSEEHLDIIKSEMFGDFLHGLNSLDYIATQYETHVDGENLFDMPKILQSMSLTDVLEIGKRFIEQADVVDFTIFPK, from the coding sequence ATGGACGACATTCAGTTGAACAAACGAGAATATGCAGGTGTCGGAGAGACTCTTTACAGAACAATTTTGCCAAATGGTTTACGACTTTTTTTAGTTCCAAAAGCGGATTTTCATGAGACTTACGGAATGATGACGACGCGATTTGGATCAATAGATACAGAGGTTATTGGCCAGGATGGAGAAGTAGTGACTTATCCGAATGGTATGGCACATTTTTTGGAACATAAATTATTTGAGGATGAAAACGGCCAAGATTTACTAAATGAGTTTGTAAAGCTAGGAGCAGAAAGTAATGCTTTTACAAGTTTTACAAAGACAAGCTATCTATTTTCAGCAACTAATCGTGTCAAGGAAAGTGTAAACTTACTGCAAACTCTTGTGTCAACGGGTCATTTTACATCTGATTCTGTGGAGAGAGAAAAGGGAATTATTGGTCAAGAGATTGAAATGTACCAAGATGATCCAGATTACCGTTTATTTTCTCAAACCTTAGCAAATCTTTATCCTAACAGTCCCCTATCAGCAGATATTGCAGGTAGCCTAGATTCTATTCAGCAGATTCAAGTGGATGATTTACAAGAGAATTTTTCTCTTTTTTATCACCCGTCTAATATGAGCCTCTTTCTTGTAGGAAATATAAATGTGCAAGAAGTTCTTGAATGGGTGCAAGAGACACAAGAATCCATTCACTATCCTCACAAGTATTCTTTTTCTCGTGCAGCAATACCTTTGAATCCGATTGTTGCAACAGAAACGATGCGTATGGACGTTGCGACCCCTAAGCTGGCTATTGGATTACGGGGCAAGGATAAGATTGAAGATTATGAATTGTATCGCTATAAAATTGCTTTGAAATTATTATTTGCTATGATGTTTGGCTGGACTTCAAAACGATTTCAGCACTATTATGAAACGGGAAAATTGGACACATCTTTGACTTTGGAAGTAGAGGTTGAAAAAGAATTTCATTTTGTAATGCTTACAATGGATACCATGGAACCTCTATCGATTTCTCACCAAATGCGTTCGGCTATTCGTCAGTTTGCCAAGGATCAAGATGTTTCAGAAGAGCACCTAGATATTATTAAGAGTGAAATGTTTGGTGATTTTCTACATGGGTTGAATTCCTTGGATTATATTGCTACCCAGTATGAAACGCATGTAGACGGAGAAAATCTGTTTGATATGCCTAAAATTTTGCAGAGTATGAGTTTGACAGATGTATTAGAAATTGGGAAACGGTTTATAGAGCAGGCAGATGTTGTTGATTTTACCATTTTTCCTAAATGA
- the rodZ gene encoding cytoskeleton protein RodZ, which yields MRKKTIGEVLRLARINQELSLEDLQEKTDIQLAFLEAMEADEFDTLPSTFYARSFLRKYAWAVDLDERIILDAYEDGSMIVYDEIDINMDEDFRSRKRRKKRNSFLPLFYFSLVAMAILAFVTIYVWNYTQRPSNQNREQSYQIVSQEEQSSMSSTSSSQSEASSSSEPKASLEVTGEGSNLTARLTGVSTQAKLELSVKEVTSWVSVAGTSLENGVTLSPESKSAATELTSGGTYLVTLGVVRGVEVLVDGQQLDTSALTDYAGTITITVENKGSES from the coding sequence ATGAGAAAAAAAACAATTGGCGAGGTGTTACGGTTAGCGAGGATTAACCAAGAGCTTTCCCTAGAGGATTTACAGGAAAAGACAGATATTCAGCTGGCTTTTTTAGAGGCGATGGAAGCGGATGAATTTGATACGCTTCCCAGTACTTTTTATGCCCGCTCTTTTTTGAGAAAATATGCATGGGCGGTTGATTTGGATGAACGAATTATCTTGGATGCTTATGAAGATGGTAGTATGATTGTTTACGATGAGATTGACATCAATATGGATGAAGATTTTCGCAGCCGAAAACGTCGAAAAAAAAGAAATTCTTTTTTGCCACTCTTTTATTTTTCCTTAGTTGCCATGGCAATTCTTGCCTTTGTGACAATCTATGTTTGGAATTATACCCAAAGACCCTCCAATCAAAACCGTGAACAAAGCTATCAAATCGTCAGTCAAGAAGAGCAATCGAGTATGAGTTCGACTAGTTCTAGTCAGTCAGAAGCTAGCTCTAGTTCTGAACCTAAGGCTAGTCTAGAAGTTACAGGAGAGGGGAGTAACTTGACAGCAAGATTGACAGGAGTGTCAACACAAGCTAAACTAGAGCTCTCTGTGAAAGAGGTGACTAGCTGGGTGAGTGTAGCTGGAACAAGCTTGGAAAATGGGGTTACTCTTTCCCCAGAGAGTAAATCGGCAGCAACAGAATTGACATCTGGTGGAACGTACCTTGTCACTTTGGGCGTTGTCAGAGGGGTAGAAGTGTTAGTTGATGGCCAACAGCTAGATACCTCAGCCTTGACAGACTATGCTGGGACGATTACAATAACAGTAGAAAATAAAGGAAGTGAATCATGA
- the pgsA gene encoding CDP-diacylglycerol--glycerol-3-phosphate 3-phosphatidyltransferase produces the protein MKKENIPNALTLIRIGFIPLFVLLLSLKHSDLHVWAGIIFMVASITDYLDGYLARKWEVVTNFGKFADPMADKLLVMSALILLIELGYAPAWVVVVIICRELAVTGLRLLLVENDGEVLAAALPGKIKTFTQMLAIIFLLFHWTFVGQIFLYISLIATVYSGYDYFKGAAFLFKDTFK, from the coding sequence ATGAAAAAAGAAAATATCCCAAATGCTCTTACGCTGATACGTATTGGCTTTATTCCCTTATTTGTGTTGCTTCTTTCCTTGAAACACTCAGATTTGCATGTCTGGGCAGGAATCATTTTTATGGTGGCAAGTATAACAGATTATCTAGATGGTTACCTAGCTAGAAAATGGGAAGTAGTAACCAATTTTGGAAAATTCGCCGACCCTATGGCTGATAAATTATTAGTGATGTCTGCTTTAATTCTCTTGATTGAGTTGGGCTATGCGCCAGCCTGGGTAGTGGTTGTCATTATTTGTCGAGAACTAGCTGTGACTGGTTTACGCCTACTTTTAGTGGAAAATGATGGTGAGGTTTTAGCTGCTGCTCTACCAGGTAAAATCAAAACCTTTACCCAAATGTTAGCAATTATCTTTTTGCTCTTTCATTGGACATTCGTGGGACAGATATTCCTCTATATTTCTTTGATTGCGACGGTTTATTCTGGTTATGATTATTTCAAGGGGGCAGCTTTCCTCTTTAAGGATACGTTTAAGTAG
- a CDS encoding energy-coupling factor transporter ATPase — translation MKNIIEVRELSYRYDKTSDYLTLDNLTFHVKRGEWLSIIGHNGSGKSTLVRLLDGLLEPLSGEIMIAGDLLTPENIWDKRRHIGMVFQNPDNQFVGATVEDDVAFGLENQGVPYETMLERIEEVLQIVGMSDFKDREPSRLSGGQKQRVAIAGILALRPDILILDEATSMLDPRGRLELIRMVQKIKLETGMTVISITHDLDEISLSDRVLVLKQGRIESSSHPKELFSRTDLADLGLDEPFANQIRSVLGHKGYQLPASYLTEEELQDYLWELR, via the coding sequence ATGAAAAATATAATTGAAGTTCGTGAATTGAGCTATCGCTATGATAAAACGAGTGATTATTTAACTCTTGATAACCTAACGTTTCACGTGAAACGTGGCGAATGGCTGTCTATTATCGGGCACAATGGTAGTGGAAAATCGACTCTTGTACGTCTATTGGATGGCTTATTAGAGCCACTTAGTGGAGAGATTATGATTGCTGGTGATCTTCTCACACCTGAAAATATTTGGGACAAACGTCGCCATATCGGAATGGTTTTTCAAAATCCGGATAATCAATTTGTTGGTGCTACTGTCGAAGATGATGTAGCCTTTGGCCTTGAAAATCAGGGAGTGCCTTATGAGACAATGCTAGAGCGAATTGAAGAGGTTCTTCAGATTGTGGGGATGTCTGATTTTAAGGATAGGGAACCGTCTCGTTTATCTGGCGGCCAAAAACAACGAGTAGCAATCGCTGGAATTTTAGCCCTGCGACCTGATATTCTCATCTTGGATGAAGCAACGAGTATGTTAGACCCCAGAGGACGTTTAGAGTTGATTCGGATGGTGCAAAAAATTAAGCTGGAAACAGGAATGACTGTCATTTCTATCACGCATGATTTGGATGAAATCAGTCTCAGTGATCGTGTCCTAGTTTTGAAGCAAGGCCGCATTGAATCAAGTAGTCATCCAAAAGAGCTGTTTTCTCGAACAGATTTAGCAGACTTGGGGCTGGATGAGCCTTTTGCCAATCAAATTCGTAGTGTTTTAGGTCATAAGGGGTACCAGTTACCAGCGAGTTACCTAACAGAAGAAGAATTACAGGATTATTTATGGGAATTACGCTAA
- a CDS encoding energy-coupling factor transporter ATPase, with product MGITLKNVSYTYQAGTPFEGPALFGVNLDIKDGSYTALIGHTGSGKSTILQLLNGLLVPSDGTVTVDQLEITSASLPKNIKHVRKQVGLVFQFAENQVFEETVLKDVAFGPQNFGVSQEEAERLAREKLALVGISEDLFERSPFELSGGQMRRVAIAGILAMEPTILVLDEPTAGLDPAGRKELMELFHSLHQRGMTIVLVTHVMDDVANFADYVYAMENGRVRMNGTPSELFQEVQLMEEMQLGVPKITKFAYELRERGMNVSRLPITLEEFEEMLHE from the coding sequence ATGGGAATTACGCTAAAAAATGTAAGTTATACCTATCAAGCAGGGACACCTTTTGAGGGCCCTGCCCTTTTTGGAGTTAATTTAGACATCAAAGATGGCTCTTACACGGCTTTAATTGGTCATACAGGAAGTGGAAAGTCGACTATTCTGCAACTCCTCAATGGTCTTTTGGTGCCTTCTGATGGGACAGTAACCGTGGATCAGCTAGAGATTACCTCTGCCTCTCTTCCTAAGAATATCAAGCACGTTAGAAAGCAGGTAGGGCTAGTCTTTCAATTTGCAGAAAATCAGGTCTTTGAGGAAACGGTCCTGAAAGATGTCGCTTTTGGACCCCAGAATTTTGGAGTGTCTCAAGAAGAGGCAGAACGTTTAGCACGTGAGAAGTTAGCCTTAGTTGGGATTTCAGAGGACTTGTTTGAACGAAGCCCCTTTGAGCTGTCTGGAGGCCAGATGCGTCGTGTAGCGATTGCTGGGATTTTAGCTATGGAGCCTACAATTTTGGTTTTGGATGAGCCAACGGCGGGCCTAGACCCTGCAGGGCGTAAGGAGTTGATGGAATTGTTCCACTCCCTTCATCAAAGGGGAATGACCATTGTCCTTGTAACCCACGTCATGGATGATGTGGCGAATTTTGCAGATTACGTTTATGCGATGGAAAACGGTAGAGTTCGTATGAATGGCACCCCTAGCGAGCTCTTTCAGGAAGTTCAGTTGATGGAAGAAATGCAGCTAGGCGTTCCTAAAATTACAAAATTCGCCTATGAATTGAGAGAGCGGGGGATGAACGTCTCTCGATTGCCGATTACCTTAGAAGAGTTTGAGGAGATGCTTCATGAATAG
- a CDS encoding energy-coupling factor transporter transmembrane component T family protein, translating to MNSMILGRYVPGNSILHRLDPRSKLLAMIAFIMIIFWANNMVTNLLLFFFVFVLIFLSRIPLGFFVKGLQSMIFLIAFTTLFQLFFISGGKIVFQFGVITVTEVGLEQAGIIFSRFVLLICFSTLLTLTTMPLSLADAVESLLKPLVVFNVPVHEIGLMLSMSLRFVPTLMDDTVRIMNAQKARGVDFGEGSIFQKVKSVIPILIPLFASSFKRADALATAMEARGYRGGHGRSRYRQLKWTLKDTAALISIFGLGLALFLLKS from the coding sequence ATGAATAGCATGATTTTGGGACGCTATGTTCCAGGAAATTCAATCTTGCACCGTCTAGATCCTAGAAGTAAGCTGTTGGCCATGATTGCCTTTATTATGATTATCTTTTGGGCGAATAACATGGTGACCAATCTGTTGTTATTTTTCTTTGTGTTTGTTCTGATTTTCCTTTCGAGAATTCCCCTAGGATTTTTTGTGAAGGGATTGCAGTCTATGATCTTTTTGATTGCTTTTACGACCCTATTTCAGCTTTTCTTTATCTCTGGCGGAAAGATTGTGTTTCAATTTGGAGTTATTACCGTAACAGAGGTTGGTCTAGAGCAAGCAGGGATTATTTTTAGTCGTTTTGTCCTCTTGATTTGTTTTTCAACCCTTCTAACCTTAACGACAATGCCCTTGAGTTTAGCAGATGCTGTGGAATCCTTACTTAAACCTTTGGTAGTTTTCAACGTTCCGGTGCATGAGATTGGCCTGATGTTATCCATGAGTTTACGGTTTGTGCCGACTTTGATGGATGATACGGTAAGAATTATGAATGCCCAGAAAGCGCGGGGAGTTGATTTTGGGGAAGGCTCGATTTTTCAGAAAGTCAAGTCTGTCATTCCTATTTTGATACCTTTATTTGCTTCTAGTTTCAAGCGAGCAGATGCCCTTGCAACAGCAATGGAAGCGCGGGGATACCGAGGCGGTCATGGGCGTAGTCGATACCGTCAACTGAAGTGGACACTAAAGGATACAGCTGCACTGATTAGTATTTTTGGACTAGGACTTGCTCTATTTTTATTAAAAAGCTAA
- a CDS encoding LysM peptidoglycan-binding domain-containing protein, which yields MTMKIMKYTLSGILAVASLFTANSVAEAVTYTVKAGDTLSEIAQEQNTTVEKIMELNKLQDANFITIGQILELDEQQVAKVGEASQSANVQTPSAQAAVTYEAPAVAPTSYAGGVVLANGNTAGETGRYAAARMAELTGVPAATWEHIIARESNGNPNVANASGASGLFQTMPGWGATATVEDQIAAAQRAYNAQGLSAWGY from the coding sequence ATTACCATGAAAATTATGAAGTATACATTATCAGGAATTTTAGCAGTAGCATCTCTATTTACAGCAAATTCTGTTGCAGAAGCGGTTACTTATACTGTAAAAGCTGGAGATACTCTATCAGAAATTGCACAAGAACAAAATACAACTGTTGAAAAAATTATGGAGTTGAACAAACTTCAGGATGCGAATTTTATTACGATTGGTCAGATTTTGGAGTTAGATGAGCAACAAGTTGCTAAAGTAGGTGAAGCTAGCCAATCGGCCAACGTGCAAACACCAAGTGCACAAGCTGCAGTTACCTATGAAGCACCTGCAGTAGCTCCTACGTCCTATGCTGGAGGAGTCGTTCTTGCAAATGGAAATACAGCTGGAGAAACAGGGCGTTATGCAGCAGCTCGTATGGCTGAATTGACAGGAGTGCCAGCAGCGACATGGGAACATATCATTGCACGTGAATCAAATGGAAATCCAAATGTTGCTAATGCTTCAGGAGCTAGCGGTCTTTTCCAAACCATGCCAGGATGGGGAGCAACCGCAACCGTTGAAGATCAAATTGCAGCAGCACAACGAGCTTACAATGCACAAGGCTTGTCTGCTTGGGGTTACTAA
- a CDS encoding HAD-IA family hydrolase, with protein MKHLFFDLDGTVVDSSAGIKAGFRAAFERMDTAIPSDTILETFIGPPLEVSFSTFGDANWIQEAIHAFRIYYKKHGVYQVEVYKGLTNLLSSLKKLGYHLYITTSKNEPMAHKMLDYLNIDSYFTAIYGALPTAYHKTDVIKRAITEHQLPLEECAIIGDTKFDMIGGKNVGIQTLGVLWGFGTREDLQNCQADEIFEAPEDLLTFLTNLNINQNN; from the coding sequence ATGAAACATCTCTTTTTTGACTTAGACGGAACAGTCGTCGATAGCTCCGCAGGCATCAAAGCTGGGTTTAGAGCTGCTTTTGAAAGGATGGATACAGCAATTCCTTCTGACACCATTCTTGAAACCTTTATCGGTCCTCCTTTGGAAGTTAGCTTTTCAACCTTTGGAGATGCGAATTGGATCCAAGAAGCTATCCATGCTTTTCGAATCTACTATAAGAAACACGGAGTTTATCAAGTAGAGGTTTACAAAGGATTGACAAATTTATTGTCCTCTTTAAAAAAATTGGGCTATCATCTGTACATCACAACTAGTAAAAATGAACCCATGGCCCACAAAATGTTGGACTATTTAAACATTGACAGTTACTTTACAGCCATCTATGGAGCACTTCCAACTGCTTACCATAAAACTGATGTTATCAAACGTGCAATTACGGAACATCAACTTCCCTTGGAGGAATGTGCCATTATCGGAGACACTAAATTTGACATGATTGGCGGAAAAAACGTTGGCATTCAGACATTAGGTGTACTATGGGGTTTTGGAACTAGAGAAGATTTACAGAATTGTCAAGCAGATGAAATCTTTGAAGCTCCTGAAGATTTACTTACATTTCTGACCAATTTAAACATAAATCAAAATAACTAA
- a CDS encoding histidine phosphatase family protein, with product MTTVYFVRHCEPNYDNHDDWTRELSSKGLQDCQLVTDFLADKQIDLVLSSPLKRAVDTVKPFAESQNLPLQTISDFRERKIDDVWIEDFNSFTAKQWKDFSYKLANGESLQEVQTRNITALQKCLQDYKGKNIVIGSHGTALSTILHYYKKDFGLTDFLRIKPLMPHIICFEFNQFDCLSITEHILIKGDH from the coding sequence ATGACCACTGTCTACTTTGTTCGCCATTGCGAACCAAACTATGATAACCATGATGATTGGACTCGGGAACTCTCCTCAAAAGGTTTACAAGATTGTCAACTTGTAACAGATTTTCTAGCCGATAAACAAATTGACCTTGTTTTATCAAGCCCTTTAAAACGAGCAGTAGACACCGTTAAGCCCTTTGCCGAATCTCAAAACCTTCCCCTTCAAACCATTTCAGACTTTCGAGAACGAAAGATTGATGATGTATGGATTGAAGATTTTAATAGCTTTACAGCAAAACAGTGGAAAGACTTCTCCTATAAATTAGCAAATGGAGAAAGTCTCCAAGAGGTACAAACTCGAAACATTACTGCTTTACAAAAATGTTTACAAGATTATAAAGGAAAAAATATAGTCATTGGCAGTCATGGGACAGCTCTTTCCACCATACTCCATTATTATAAGAAAGATTTCGGATTGACAGATTTTCTACGCATTAAGCCGCTAATGCCACATATCATTTGCTTTGAATTTAATCAATTCGATTGTCTATCCATTACAGAACACATACTAATAAAAGGTGATCACTGA
- the sdaAA gene encoding L-serine ammonia-lyase, iron-sulfur-dependent, subunit alpha: MFYSIKELVEQAELDYQGNVAALMIATEYELTGRKKEEVLRLMTRNLEVMKASVELGLDERKSHSGLTGGDAIKLQRYMDSGRSLSDYTVLTAAKNAMAVNEHNAKMGVVCATPTAGSAGCLPAVLTSAIEKLNLTHEQQLDFLLAAGAFGLVIANNASISGAEGGCQAEVGSASAMSAAALVLAAGGSPYQASQAICFVIKNMLGLICDPVAGLVEVPCVKRNAMGASFAFIAADMALAGIESKIPVDEVIDAMYQVGSSMPSAFRETAEGGLATTPTGLTLSKEIFGQ; this comes from the coding sequence ATGTTTTATTCCATAAAAGAATTAGTCGAACAAGCTGAGCTTGATTACCAAGGGAACGTTGCAGCCTTAATGATTGCAACAGAGTATGAATTGACCGGTCGAAAAAAAGAGGAAGTTCTTCGACTTATGACCCGAAACCTAGAAGTCATGAAAGCCTCCGTCGAACTGGGATTAGATGAACGTAAATCTCACAGTGGTCTTACTGGAGGGGATGCCATCAAGTTACAGCGCTATATGGATTCTGGACGTTCCCTATCTGACTACACTGTTCTCACCGCAGCTAAAAATGCTATGGCTGTCAATGAACACAATGCCAAGATGGGGGTTGTCTGTGCAACTCCTACTGCTGGAAGTGCAGGGTGTCTCCCTGCTGTTCTCACCTCAGCCATTGAAAAATTAAATCTCACTCACGAACAACAACTAGACTTTCTCCTCGCTGCTGGAGCCTTTGGATTAGTTATTGCCAATAATGCTTCCATATCAGGAGCTGAAGGAGGTTGTCAAGCAGAAGTTGGCTCAGCCAGTGCTATGAGTGCTGCTGCCTTGGTTTTAGCGGCTGGAGGAAGTCCATACCAAGCTAGTCAAGCCATTTGTTTTGTCATCAAAAATATGCTCGGTCTTATCTGTGATCCTGTGGCAGGATTAGTTGAAGTTCCTTGTGTCAAACGTAATGCTATGGGTGCGAGCTTTGCCTTCATCGCTGCTGATATGGCTTTAGCAGGGATAGAATCCAAAATCCCAGTGGACGAAGTGATTGATGCTATGTACCAAGTCGGCTCTAGTATGCCTTCTGCCTTCCGCGAAACCGCTGAAGGAGGACTAGCCACTACTCCAACTGGACTAACATTAAGCAAGGAGATTTTTGGCCAATGA
- the sdaAB gene encoding L-serine ammonia-lyase, iron-sulfur-dependent subunit beta yields MKSLRFQSVFDIIGPVMIGPSSSHTAGAVRIGKIVASIFNDEPTEVEFQLFNSFAKTYRGHGTDLALVAGILGMETDDPEIPNSLEIAHKRGIKVVWTIQKESNAPHPNTAKITIKNDQKTISVTGISIGGGNIQVTELNGFSVSLSMNTPTFIIVHQDVPGMIAHVTEALSRYQINIAQMNVTREKAGEKAIMIIEVDSRDCHEALEDIRTIPHLHNVNFFE; encoded by the coding sequence ATGAAATCACTACGTTTCCAATCAGTTTTTGATATTATAGGGCCCGTCATGATTGGTCCGTCAAGCAGCCATACAGCAGGTGCCGTTCGTATTGGAAAAATCGTTGCTTCTATTTTTAATGACGAGCCGACAGAGGTAGAATTCCAGCTCTTTAATTCCTTTGCCAAAACCTACCGCGGACATGGAACTGATTTAGCTCTGGTGGCTGGCATTTTAGGAATGGAAACAGATGACCCAGAGATTCCCAATAGTCTAGAAATTGCTCATAAACGTGGAATTAAGGTCGTTTGGACGATCCAAAAGGAAAGTAACGCTCCCCATCCAAATACAGCCAAAATTACGATTAAGAATGACCAAAAAACAATCAGTGTCACAGGAATTTCCATCGGTGGAGGCAATATTCAAGTGACCGAATTAAATGGCTTTTCGGTTTCACTTAGCATGAATACCCCAACCTTTATTATCGTCCATCAAGATGTCCCCGGTATGATTGCCCATGTGACCGAAGCCCTATCTCGTTATCAAATTAATATCGCTCAGATGAATGTTACACGAGAAAAGGCAGGAGAAAAAGCGATTATGATTATTGAAGTCGATAGTAGAGATTGTCACGAGGCCTTAGAGGATATTCGAACCATTCCTCACTTGCACAATGTAAATTTCTTTGAATAG
- the apf gene encoding aggregation-promoting factor, giving the protein MKQIQTKKKIWTVGILNLAVILALISSRSVSADSYTVKSGDTLSAIAKMHQTSVEKLAHKNNIQNIHLIQVGQVLELDDETKQEETTKGAEASQELSTSSLSAEEQEAKEWIAQKESSGSYTAQNGQYYGRYQLTLSYLNGDLSPENQEKVADSYVTSRYGSWVAAKGFWLVNGWY; this is encoded by the coding sequence ATGAAGCAAATACAGACAAAGAAGAAAATATGGACAGTTGGAATACTGAATTTAGCAGTTATCTTAGCATTGATTTCTTCAAGGTCAGTCAGTGCTGATAGCTATACCGTAAAATCTGGGGATACGCTTTCTGCTATTGCCAAAATGCATCAGACGAGTGTAGAAAAATTAGCTCACAAAAACAATATCCAGAATATCCATCTCATTCAAGTAGGACAGGTTTTGGAGTTGGATGATGAAACCAAGCAGGAAGAGACTACTAAAGGAGCTGAGGCCAGCCAGGAGCTATCAACGTCTAGCCTAAGTGCTGAGGAGCAAGAAGCTAAGGAATGGATTGCTCAAAAGGAATCAAGTGGTAGTTATACAGCTCAAAACGGTCAGTATTACGGTCGTTACCAGCTGACGTTGTCTTACCTTAATGGTGACTTATCGCCTGAAAATCAGGAAAAAGTAGCGGATAGCTATGTAACTAGTCGTTATGGTTCGTGGGTTGCTGCCAAAGGTTTTTGGTTAGTGAATGGCTGGTATTAG
- the mnmA gene encoding tRNA 2-thiouridine(34) synthase MnmA — MSEHSKTRVVVGMSGGVDSSVTALLLKEQGYDVIGIFMKNWDDTDEFGVCTATEDYKDVAAVADQIGIPYYSVNFEKEYWDRVFEYFLAEYRAGRTPNPDVMCNKEIKFKAFLDYAMTLGADYVATGHYAQVKRDEDGTVHMLRGKDTNKDQTYFLSQLSQEQLQKTMFPLGHLEKSEVRAIAERAGLATAKKKDSTGICFIGEKNFKEFLSQYLPAQPGRMMTMDGRDMGEHAGLMYYTIGQRGGLGIGGQHGGDNAPWFVVGKDLKQNILYVGQGFYHDNLMSTSLDASQVHFTRSMPEEFTLECTAKFRYRQPDAKVRIVVKGDTAVVNFEEPQRAITPGQAVVFYDGEECLGGGLIDNAYQDGEVRQYI, encoded by the coding sequence ATGAGTGAACACTCAAAAACGCGTGTTGTTGTTGGTATGAGTGGTGGAGTTGATTCGTCCGTCACAGCCTTGCTTCTCAAAGAGCAAGGGTACGATGTCATTGGCATTTTTATGAAAAACTGGGACGACACAGATGAATTCGGGGTCTGCACAGCAACGGAAGATTACAAAGATGTTGCAGCTGTCGCAGATCAGATTGGCATTCCCTACTACTCTGTCAACTTTGAAAAAGAGTATTGGGATCGTGTCTTCGAATACTTCCTTGCGGAATATCGAGCAGGACGGACACCAAATCCTGATGTTATGTGTAATAAGGAAATTAAATTTAAGGCTTTCTTAGATTATGCGATGACCTTGGGGGCAGATTATGTTGCAACTGGTCATTATGCTCAGGTCAAAAGAGATGAGGACGGCACAGTCCACATGCTAAGAGGAAAAGATACGAACAAAGACCAGACCTATTTCCTCAGCCAGTTGTCACAGGAACAATTGCAGAAGACCATGTTCCCACTGGGCCATTTGGAAAAGTCTGAGGTGCGGGCGATTGCTGAGCGAGCAGGGCTTGCTACAGCTAAAAAGAAAGATTCTACAGGAATTTGTTTCATAGGTGAGAAAAACTTTAAGGAATTTCTTAGCCAGTACCTTCCTGCTCAACCGGGTCGGATGATGACCATGGATGGGCGAGACATGGGAGAGCATGCAGGTTTGATGTACTATACGATTGGCCAACGGGGTGGACTTGGTATTGGAGGCCAGCATGGGGGAGATAATGCCCCATGGTTTGTAGTGGGGAAAGACTTAAAGCAGAACATTTTATATGTAGGACAAGGTTTTTATCATGACAACCTCATGTCAACAAGTCTTGACGCTAGTCAAGTTCATTTTACACGTTCTATGCCAGAAGAATTCACACTAGAGTGTACTGCAAAATTCCGCTATCGCCAGCCAGATGCTAAGGTAAGAATTGTTGTCAAGGGAGATACAGCAGTTGTCAACTTTGAGGAGCCACAACGGGCCATCACACCAGGTCAAGCTGTCGTTTTTTATGATGGTGAAGAGTGCCTCGGAGGTGGCTTGATTGACAATGCTTATCAAGATGGTGAAGTTCGTCAGTATATTTAA